A genomic segment from Treponema sp. Marseille-Q3903 encodes:
- a CDS encoding lipopolysaccharide assembly protein LapB, translating to MKKFLAISFVFLSFAFCVFSQNSAGTANKNTALRCLKFAESCLAGKDWENAIKQADLGISYDDSISDLFYVKAGAEINAGKTRAEVLKIIQAAFDKNNWVGYSKAGARILLADLLSDTGKYAQSLNVLDSESFIYSADAEFIRIKNYYRMKTSDSIANARLKLNSVRRIYPDDERFPYIFFLFESMFVNKSYLEDVDYEIPEIVKDIASSYIIKLPDYSNKNYVVELLATSFAEKSERERLLRAIDAKKTSESPLLAYLGLQSGIYSEKQAFEMFFDSLGNSISLEMLESFVKAIKDDGVKQNIAEKLANFNGSIFIDTNDDLQNELTVEYELGRPSYIKYDKDNDGVTDLYSSFDFGVPLFAYFNAKNTEIFYDTYPKVSRVVFNNDNFTFNFFEDSLLLSPFELVKDEIFSKLNLEFYIPLIDESEKLPTPRELVLLSSSVELPTKERENAKVVYTTYEGKLVFANFIQGEHKYATCDFTTGVPFIRYVDYDNDGYYETSEIYDYAPSSMPADTMVTDIFTSAANSSNLYLRKVQIDRNGNTNYEFTEEYLEDGGKVTIWDSDDNGIWDCQYIKYPKKDGEEQIEETIYFDSNGLKKLSLTVIDKIPVKMIYDNQEVMIYAGESENIYWIEERGSGDLEIKVIKKISDKLEQGTLSVIQVEGQRISVIKVDNCYYLRILPQSEVTEEVSK from the coding sequence ATGAAAAAGTTTTTAGCAATATCATTTGTTTTTTTATCTTTTGCATTTTGCGTGTTCTCACAGAATTCAGCCGGAACCGCAAACAAAAATACAGCACTGCGATGCTTGAAATTCGCAGAAAGCTGTCTTGCCGGCAAAGACTGGGAAAATGCAATAAAACAGGCAGATTTAGGTATTTCTTATGATGACAGCATCTCCGATTTATTTTATGTAAAAGCAGGTGCAGAAATAAACGCCGGAAAAACACGCGCCGAAGTGCTCAAAATTATTCAGGCTGCGTTCGACAAAAACAATTGGGTTGGATATTCTAAAGCAGGTGCTAGAATACTGTTGGCAGATCTTTTGTCCGACACAGGAAAATATGCCCAATCTTTAAACGTCCTTGACAGTGAATCATTTATATATTCTGCCGACGCCGAGTTTATCAGAATAAAAAATTATTACAGAATGAAAACTTCAGATTCTATTGCAAATGCAAGGCTCAAATTGAACAGCGTGAGAAGGATTTATCCTGATGATGAACGCTTCCCTTATATTTTCTTTTTGTTTGAATCGATGTTTGTCAATAAATCATACCTTGAAGATGTTGATTACGAAATCCCCGAAATTGTAAAAGATATCGCTTCGTCATACATCATAAAGCTACCTGATTATTCAAACAAAAACTATGTTGTTGAACTTCTTGCAACATCATTTGCAGAAAAATCAGAACGAGAAAGACTTTTGCGAGCAATAGATGCAAAAAAAACTTCCGAAAGCCCTCTGCTCGCATACCTCGGATTGCAAAGCGGTATTTATTCAGAAAAGCAGGCATTTGAAATGTTTTTTGATTCTCTTGGCAATTCAATTTCGCTCGAAATGCTCGAGAGTTTTGTAAAGGCTATAAAGGATGATGGCGTAAAGCAAAATATTGCCGAAAAACTTGCAAATTTCAACGGTTCAATTTTCATCGATACAAATGATGATTTACAGAATGAACTGACAGTCGAATACGAACTTGGTCGTCCATCTTATATAAAATACGACAAGGACAACGACGGTGTCACCGACTTATATTCTTCATTCGATTTTGGGGTTCCTCTTTTTGCCTATTTTAATGCAAAGAATACGGAAATTTTTTACGATACATATCCAAAAGTCTCAAGGGTCGTGTTCAACAATGACAATTTTACATTCAATTTTTTTGAAGATTCTCTACTTTTAAGCCCTTTTGAGCTTGTAAAGGACGAAATATTTTCAAAACTGAATCTTGAATTTTATATTCCTCTGATTGATGAAAGCGAAAAATTGCCGACACCGCGAGAACTTGTATTGCTTTCATCGAGCGTAGAGTTGCCGACAAAAGAGCGCGAAAATGCAAAAGTAGTTTACACGACTTACGAGGGGAAACTTGTATTTGCAAACTTTATACAAGGGGAACATAAATATGCAACATGCGATTTTACAACAGGCGTTCCTTTTATTCGGTATGTTGATTACGACAATGATGGTTATTACGAAACATCAGAAATCTATGATTATGCGCCTAGTTCAATGCCTGCAGATACAATGGTGACAGATATTTTTACATCAGCTGCAAACAGCTCTAATCTATATCTCAGAAAAGTTCAGATTGACCGCAACGGCAACACAAACTATGAATTTACTGAAGAATATCTTGAAGATGGAGGAAAAGTCACAATTTGGGATAGTGATGATAATGGTATATGGGATTGCCAATACATAAAATATCCTAAAAAAGACGGTGAAGAGCAGATTGAAGAGACAATTTATTTTGATTCTAACGGATTGAAAAAACTTTCGCTGACCGTAATTGATAAAATTCCTGTAAAAATGATTTACGATAATCAAGAAGTTATGATTTATGCAGGAGAATCTGAAAATATATATTGGATTGAAGAAAGAGGCTCGGGCGACCTTGAAATAAAAGTTATAAAAAAAATAAGCGATAAACTTGAACAGGGAACTTTATCTGTCATTCAGGTTGAAGGGCAGCGGATTTCCGTAATCAAAGTCGATAATTGTTATTATTTAAGAATTCTTCCTCAGTCAGAAGTTACAGAAGAGGTTTCTAAGTAA
- the tilS gene encoding tRNA lysidine(34) synthetase TilS, with amino-acid sequence MCKFENDVKNNLIKCGITLEKKMRLGAAVSGGADSISLLVSLSSILSELDIPLFVITVNHNIRLAEESDGDANYVEEMCRKLRQDGLKVECDVVKLKKGEVAEVSRQRSGGIEEAARALRYQAFESFIKEKNLDALCLAHNKNDQLETLLMRFLQGSSCDSSGGIKPTRGKFVRPLLNIERCEIEKYLNEKKIAWRTDCTNFETEYFRNKIRLKLVPFLDKEFPGWQKAVLSGGEKSVEDSDAINQMISIILKNHKQCEISLSDFVELPESVKIRVLLKACNDAGETKRIPYAFLKDVINSVSENRKSGCFIKQFSSIKIEVKNGTISVKKLSKSDTDSNFFVIIDEACLKDNCEIELPFVKFDVLQLKALGATSPFCLRSVRIGDQIKSADGKMKNVSDILSDWHVSNEDREKVVVLQELSGSTQPIKCIFACFLGYKDWIVKL; translated from the coding sequence ATGTGCAAATTTGAAAATGATGTAAAAAATAATCTTATAAAATGTGGAATTACTCTCGAAAAAAAAATGCGGCTCGGAGCGGCTGTTTCCGGCGGTGCAGATTCGATTTCCCTTTTAGTTTCATTGAGTTCTATTCTTTCTGAATTAGATATCCCTCTATTTGTAATCACTGTCAATCACAATATTCGCTTGGCTGAGGAATCTGATGGAGATGCAAATTACGTCGAAGAGATGTGCCGTAAATTGCGACAAGACGGATTAAAAGTTGAATGCGATGTTGTAAAACTAAAAAAAGGTGAGGTTGCGGAGGTCTCTCGACAACGCTCTGGAGGAATTGAAGAAGCTGCAAGAGCTCTGCGCTATCAGGCGTTTGAATCTTTTATAAAAGAAAAAAATCTTGATGCGCTATGCCTTGCACACAATAAAAATGATCAGTTAGAAACATTGCTCATGCGTTTTTTGCAGGGGAGTTCTTGTGATTCTTCCGGTGGAATAAAACCCACACGCGGAAAATTTGTCAGACCTCTTTTGAATATCGAACGGTGTGAAATTGAAAAATATTTAAATGAAAAAAAAATTGCATGGCGGACAGACTGCACAAACTTTGAAACAGAATATTTCCGAAATAAAATCAGATTAAAACTCGTTCCATTTTTAGATAAAGAGTTTCCAGGCTGGCAAAAAGCTGTTTTGAGCGGTGGAGAAAAATCTGTGGAAGATTCCGATGCAATAAATCAGATGATATCGATTATTCTAAAAAATCATAAACAATGTGAAATATCGCTTTCTGATTTTGTTGAGCTTCCCGAGTCTGTAAAAATACGCGTTTTGCTTAAAGCATGCAATGATGCCGGCGAAACAAAACGGATTCCATACGCTTTTCTAAAAGATGTTATCAATTCTGTGTCAGAAAATAGAAAGTCAGGCTGTTTTATTAAACAGTTTAGCAGCATTAAAATCGAGGTAAAAAACGGCACTATAAGTGTAAAAAAACTTTCTAAAAGCGATACCGATTCAAATTTTTTTGTTATAATAGACGAAGCTTGTCTAAAAGATAATTGTGAGATTGAGTTACCTTTTGTAAAATTTGATGTTTTACAATTAAAGGCACTCGGGGCGACTTCCCCTTTTTGTTTGAGGAGCGTGCGTATCGGGGATCAGATAAAAAGTGCTGATGGAAAAATGAAAAATGTCAGCGATATACTGTCGGATTGGCACGTTTCAAATGAAGATAGGGAAAAAGTTGTTGTACTTCAGGAACTTTCCGGCAGTACACAACCGATAAAATGCATATTTGCATGTTTTCTCGGATATAAGGATTGGATCGTAAAGTTATGA
- the ispE gene encoding 4-(cytidine 5'-diphospho)-2-C-methyl-D-erythritol kinase — protein MREITVKAYAKINFGLKVLQKRADGFHNIESIFQTIDLFDELIVTPVPKMVCEVHCDSMRLPENNTLVSAYNAFCDVTGKNSIGVNVFLKKRIPSGGGLGGGSSDAAALIKVLEKLNKIKLNEEKLDLISSKIGSDVFFFMHCDEEGKGCALVSGRGEIVHNIIPRHDLFLLLIFPKVSSSTKVAYELVDKEFKVEKKSDAPDLDEFEFVYHKPLKEWTLANTFTPVVAVHYEEIGRAINELKKAGCCYAEMSGSGSTVFGAFTERQQAEAVSSLLACAWNCKLVKTV, from the coding sequence ATGCGTGAAATTACGGTGAAAGCTTACGCTAAAATAAATTTTGGCTTAAAAGTTTTGCAAAAGCGAGCTGACGGATTTCACAACATAGAGAGTATATTTCAGACAATCGATTTATTTGACGAGTTGATTGTGACTCCTGTTCCCAAAATGGTCTGTGAGGTTCACTGCGATTCAATGCGGTTGCCCGAAAACAATACTTTGGTAAGTGCTTATAACGCATTCTGTGATGTGACCGGAAAGAATTCAATTGGTGTCAATGTATTTCTTAAAAAACGGATTCCTTCTGGCGGCGGGTTAGGCGGCGGATCTTCGGATGCCGCAGCTTTAATCAAGGTTCTCGAAAAATTAAATAAAATCAAGTTAAATGAGGAGAAACTTGATCTTATTTCATCAAAAATAGGCAGCGATGTTTTCTTTTTTATGCATTGTGATGAAGAAGGAAAAGGCTGTGCTTTAGTTTCAGGCCGCGGAGAAATTGTACATAATATTATACCACGACATGATTTGTTTTTACTTCTGATTTTTCCGAAAGTCAGCTCTTCTACGAAAGTTGCCTACGAGCTTGTAGATAAAGAGTTCAAAGTCGAAAAAAAATCTGATGCCCCTGATTTAGATGAATTTGAGTTCGTTTACCATAAGCCGCTAAAAGAATGGACATTAGCGAATACCTTTACTCCAGTAGTTGCAGTTCATTATGAGGAGATTGGACGAGCAATCAACGAGCTAAAGAAAGCCGGATGTTGTTATGCCGAAATGTCAGGTTCGGGTTCGACTGTTTTTGGAGCGTTTACTGAAAGACAACAAGCTGAAGCTGTAAGTAGTTTGCTTGCATGTGCTTGGAATTGTAAACTTGTTAAGACTGTGTAA
- a CDS encoding 50S ribosomal protein L25 — protein sequence MSKQKLDAKTRTVTGKTAAKNLRKEGRIPAVVYNGKGEATSIDVDEVAFNKIWRTVTPTTNIALVVDGKEFTTLIKDVEYNIRTDKVLHADFFAPNADEKLVMKIKIHYTGTPAGVLKGGFKIERNNEIKIKAAITDLPETIVADISNINISEALRVKDLDLGKKVEILTDSNLPLVTVSPAR from the coding sequence ATGAGTAAGCAGAAACTTGATGCTAAAACAAGAACTGTAACCGGAAAAACAGCTGCTAAAAATCTTCGCAAAGAAGGACGTATCCCTGCTGTTGTTTACAATGGAAAAGGGGAGGCTACTTCTATTGACGTTGATGAAGTTGCATTCAACAAAATCTGGAGAACAGTTACACCTACAACAAATATTGCACTTGTAGTTGACGGAAAGGAATTTACAACTTTGATCAAGGATGTTGAGTACAATATCCGCACAGACAAAGTTCTTCATGCAGATTTCTTTGCCCCAAATGCAGACGAAAAGCTTGTAATGAAAATTAAAATTCATTACACAGGAACACCAGCCGGCGTTCTTAAAGGTGGTTTCAAAATTGAAAGAAATAATGAAATCAAAATCAAGGCTGCCATCACTGACCTTCCTGAAACAATTGTTGCAGATATCTCCAACATCAATATAAGCGAAGCACTACGTGTAAAAGATTTGGATCTCGGTAAAAAAGTTGAAATCCTTACAGATTCTAATCTTCCATTGGTTACTGTGTCACCGGCACGTTAA
- the spoVG gene encoding septation regulator SpoVG, with protein MQITELRIRKVDDEGKLRAYVTATFDNCFVVHNVKIIDGKSGLFIAMPSRKTANGEYKDVAHPISPDFRTELQSKILYEYNAGHVETGTSPDD; from the coding sequence ATGCAAATTACAGAATTAAGAATTAGAAAGGTTGATGATGAAGGAAAACTTCGGGCTTATGTAACTGCAACTTTCGACAACTGTTTCGTAGTTCACAACGTAAAAATTATCGATGGGAAAAGTGGACTTTTCATTGCAATGCCCAGCAGAAAAACTGCTAACGGGGAATATAAAGATGTAGCTCATCCTATTAGTCCTGATTTTAGAACTGAGCTTCAAAGTAAAATTCTTTATGAATATAATGCAGGACATGTTGAAACAGGTACTTCCCCTGATGATTGA